The DNA window GACACTAATTCATCCCGAGGATCTTGCGCCCTTAGAGCGCCATATAGCGACGCTAAGAACCTCAAAGTTACATGAAAAAATTACATTTGAGACTAGAGTTTTACATAAACAAGGACACTGGGTATGGTCATTATTTAGTAATGCAACTTACTCGACGGAATTACAAGGCAATCCCCGTGAAATCTTAGGCTCTGCGGTTGATGTATCAAATATTAAGGAACGAGAAGAAAGTAATAAACGTTTAGCGAAAGAGTTTTTAGATACTTTCGAACAAGCTGCAGTAGGCATAGCGCACGTTGGATTAGACGGCAGTTGGTTAAAGGTTAATAATAAAATATGTGAAATCTTAGGTTATGAGCGTGATGCCCTCTTAGCTCTCAATTTTCAAAAAATCACGTATCCAGATGATTTAAGCCGCGATGAGAGCTTGCTACAAACTCTACTAGACGGCGAAATAAATCATTACACAATGGAGAAACGATATATTCGTAAAGATACCTCTATTGTTTGGACAAGGTTAACTGTATCGATAGTTCGCCATGATGATGGTACTAACAATCACCTTATTTCTGTGATCGAAGATATTAATCAACAAAAAAGTTTAGAAAGTGACTTGTTAAAATCTAATGAGGAGCTTGAGCAGTTTGCCTACGTGGCTTCGCACGATTTGAAAGAGCCACTGCGCACAATGCAAACTTATACCTCGTATTTAATCGCCGACCTAAAAGCGAACAAAACTGAGAGAATAAAGCAGGATAAAGAATTTATTGATAATGCTTCCAAAAGAATGACATCGTTGATTGATGATTTGCTGCAGTTCTCAAGAGTCGGTAACGCCGAAGTTCATCTTGTCGATACAAACTTAAGCAGGGTCATACAACAGGTAGTAGACGATCTTCAAACAAAAATAAGCGAAACACAAACAACCCTTGAATTTGACAAAGACTTACCAAACGTCATTACTGATCCTGCGCAACTTAGGCTTGCATTGCAGAATTTGATTCAAAACGCCATTAAGTTCTCTAGCAAAGAAGGGCTGCCATTTATTTCAATATCCGTTGAACAAAGTGACAATCAATTCTTAAAAATTCATGTGAAGGATAATGGCATCGGTATCGAACCTTCAAATCAGGCTCAAATATTTGGTTTATTTAAAAAGTTACATGGCGATACCGAGTACCAAGGCACGGGGTTAGGCCTAGCCATCGTTAAAAAAATAATGCACAGTTTATCTGGCGACATATCAGTAGTCTCAACACCGGGCCAAGGCTCGACATTTACGCTACACATTCCTTACAATCAAACGGGGAGGTTATGATGAGAAGAAAGGCCCATATTATGCTGGTTGAAGACAACCATTCAGACCAAGTAATGGTAGAACGAGCCTTGGAAGATGGCAAAATTGCCTGTGATTTAACCATTTTGCCAAATGGACAAAAAGCCTTAGAAAGCCTTAGAGACATGCTGTTATCAGATTCATTGCCTGATCTTGTGCTGATGGACATCAATATGCCGGTAATGGACGGAAAGCAAACGCTTCAGGAGATAAGAGCCGATCTTGAATTGAAACACTTACCTGTGGTGATGTTAACGACTTCTAATCGTGAGAAGGACGTAATAGAAAGCTATCGGCTAGGTGTGAATGCTTACTTAACCAAACCCGTCCTAGATTCTCAGTTCATTAAAACGATTCAGCAGCTGGAAAATTTTTGGTTTGAACTTGTGGTATTGCCCAACAAAATAAAATAGATATGTACTTAAAAGTGGGCATTCAAAGTATTTTTTTAAATGCTAGACAAGTCAATTTCTTGATGTAGACTTTAGTTTAAATTAAGGGTAAGCGAATGTTATCTACTCTTAACCTACTTTTTGTCGATAAAGTATTAAGAGCGAAGTGAGGGCTAATTATGTGAACACAGATTCGCACGCTCTCATCAATACGAACCCACAACCCTCGCCATAAAGTTCTCGAAGCAGCGAGCAAAGGTTAAATAGTATGGCCTTAGAAACATCGTCGTTACTTATTGTAGAAGACAATCCTGCAGATATGACTCTTTATCTTCGATTACTCGAAGAAGTTGATCATGGGTTTGAACACATAGAGTGTGTGTCGACTATTAAAGCGGCATCTGATTGCCTTGGGAGTAATTCAAAACATGCTTGCTGTTTATTAGACTTTAACTTGCCCGATGGCAGCGCGTTAAACTTACTTGAGTCATTCGAAAATAATCAGAAACTCGCGCCTTGCCCAATCGTTATCATCACAGGCCAAGAAGATACCAAAAATGCGGTACGACTTCTAAAACTTGGTGTGCAAGATTATATAGTGAAAGATGATTTAAGCCCAAATACGCTGATTCGAACAATACAAAACGCAGTGCAAACTTGGAAACTGACCAAACAGTTAGAGCAGCTCGCCCTTTACGATTCTCTGACCGGCTTAACCAATAGAGGGCTTTTCCTCGAAAAGCTAGAGCAAACATTTAACGAATCAGTGAGGTACAGTCACCGCTTTGGCTTGATAATGCTAGACCTCGACAGATTCAAATCTATTAACGATATTTATGGACATGAAGCGGGCGATTACGTGCTTAGTGTCGTGGGTAAAAAGCTAGAAAATTTTATTCGAAAAACAGATACGGCAGGTAGACTTGGTGGAGATGAGTTTGCCATTTTACTGCCTGAAACAGACGAAGATTCGTCTCGTTTAGTTGCTGAAAAATTACTCTCTTCACTGACGGTCGATATTGTATATAGAAATTCGGTTATTCCTATTACGGCGTCAATTGGGCTGACAGTTTATCCGAGTTTAGCAGACGATAGTAAGAAGCTAATGCGACAAGCCGACGTTGCTCTCTATCGAGCTAAAGCCAAAGGAAGAGCTCAATATGTCACTTACAATGAAAATGAAAAGCGACTTGAGGACGAAAGAGAGCTGTTAAAAGATGCATTACCGATGGCGCTAGCAGAAGGTAAACTTCAGGTCGCGTTCCAACCCATATTTTCAGCTCATGATAATAAGCAGGTTGTGGCGATTGAGGCTTTAACTCGCTGGCAACATTACGATAAATGGATTAATCCAATAGAAACGATTAATTTAGTAATGGAGCTGGGCCTTGATATAGAGTTCCATGATTGGTTGCTGAAGCAGTCATTTACCAAATTCAAAGAGTTTCAGCTTACTCAGCCTAATCTTCAACTTTGCTTAAATCTGCCTGCGAACGTTTGTCATAATCTTAAATTTTCGGAGCTTGTTATTAAGTTAACATCGCAATATCAGGTTGCTCCCAGCAACGTTATTTTAGAAGTCACTGAAACTCATTTAATGATCTATCCAGAAAAGGCAAAGGAATGCTTACTGCGTTTAGTAGAAGCTAAATTTCAAGTTGCCATTGATGATTTTGGCACCGGTTACAGCTCAATGGAATACATTGCGGATTTACCCTGTAACATTCTGAAAATTGATAAAAAATTCTTTTTAGAGCTCGAGCAAAATCAACGTAACGCTAAAATCATTGAAGCTATTTGCGGACTTGCTCACGGCTTGGATATGCGAGTCATCGCAGAAGGCATCGAAAATGAAGTGCTTTGCAAATCCGCACTTGAGCTTGAGTGTGACTATTTACAAGGCTTTCATTTAGGATACCCAGCGATTCCGAGTGGCAGTTGGGAAACGTTTCTGCTGGAAAGCGCAAAAGGACCATATATTTGATCAACTAAATTTGGTTCTATTTTGCATTTCAATTACTTTTGGTTTGTATTGAGCAACTCATAGCCAGCCAAGACATCGCTCAGCTCCTCATCAATTGAGCTCTGCCGCACTCGGTCGAAATCTCTAGTTAGGTTTTCCAATAGTTCATCAATGTTTTTTTCCGCTCGCTGCATTGCAGCGAGGCGACTCGCGTTTTCACTAGCGAGTGACTCAGCGCAAGCACGATATAGCGAAATAAACACGTATTCACGAATTAAAGCCGCGATCGTCGTGCTGCTGCTGCACAGAAATTCTGGCGGCATTTTTGTCGGCCACTGAACCTGAATAAGGTGGTGATACCATTGATGATCGAGCGGCAACAAACGTTGCGACACAGGCTGATAAAGTGAAGCAGACACAGGCCGGTTGTGAAATACATAGACTACTGCGTTAATCGCGCTTGTTCCTTGCGTATCGCTTTCAATTTGAATTTGTCTGACCAAATCAGCAATGGCATTCACGCTCGTAGGCACGCTAAACCCTTTTTCAATTGCCACACCTGAGTCAGCAATACGTGCCTGAACTCTTTCACCAATTGCCCATACGCGCGGTTTTTCACCTAATTTTCTCAGTATGTTAATCGCGAAATCTGCAAGGTCCTCATTGAATTGACCAACCAAACCTTGATCTGAACCGAATACAATAGCACCGATGACTTGGCTATCTGCGGCAGGTTGATGGAAAGCAGGTGCCAAAAGAGGCATATTCGACCGACTCCCACGCAAACTTGCACTTAAACCTAATTCCACCGTGCGATAATAATCGGCCAACGCACTGACTGAATTTTCGTACTGGCTGATACTCGAAGCAGCAACTGCCTTCATGGTTCGAACAACGCCCTTGAGATCGCTCGCACTATTTATTTTGCGCTGAATGTTGGCTGCAGTATTGCTCATATACTTCTCATCACACTGGCAACTCTGGTTCATTCTGAAAGTCGGCAAGTATCTTTGTTGCTAACTCAATGATACTTTTTCGATCATCCTGACTCAAAGTTGAAGCCGTTTCGAATCGTGCCCTTAAGTCTTCGGGCAGTTGAATAATCGCTTTACTTAATGCGCTTTGCGCCGCTCGCATTTGTGTGAGTGGTACCTTATCAAATAGCCCCGAACTCAAAGCAAGCAATACTGTGATCTGGGTCGCGACTAACATGGGCGATGATTCAGCCTGCTTTAAGCATGCGCGAATGCGTCTGCCATGCTCAATAGTTTGGCGCGAGTCGTCATCCAAACGAGCACCAAAGCGCGCGAACGTCTCGAGCTCTTCAAACTGTGCGTAAGCAAGTTTAAGGTCTCCGGTGACAGCACGAAATGCGGCCCTTTGCGCTTTCCCGCCAACTCTTGAAACTGACCTACCCACGTCAATTGCGGGTAAAACCCCCAATTTAAAGAGTGACGGCGACAAATAAATTTGGCCATCCGTAATAGAGATGAGGTTTGTAGGAATGTAAGCAGAAATGTTTTGCGCCTCTGTTTCGATAATAGGTAGCGCAGTAAGCGAACCGCCGCCGCGAGCTTCACACAAATGCGTGGCGCGCTCCAATAAACGAGAGTGAATATAGAAGATATCGCCAGGAAAAGCCTCACGCCCTGGAGGACGACGCAGCAACAGCGACAACTCTCGATATGCCCGTGCATGCTTGGTTAAGTCGTCATACACAATTAGCACATTACGCCCTTGCTCCATAAAGTATTCAGCAATGCTTGTGGCAGCGTATGGCGCAATATACTGTAATCCCGGCGGCTCATTTCCTTCTGTTACTATGACCACCGTATAGGCCATTGCATTATGTTTACGTAAAACGTTAATCGTTTTTGCAACCGTTGCAGCGCGTTGGCCAATAGCGCAATACACACAAATAACATCCTGGTCACGCTGATTTAGAATCGTATCGATGGCGATGGCAGTTTTTCCTGTCTGGCGATCGCCAAGGATAAGTTCGCGCTGCCCACGCCCAATCGGGATCATCGCGTCAATGACAATAAGACCAGTTTGCAGTGGATTAGTAACCGGAACACGATCCATAATAGGAGCTGCCGGTCGCTCGATTGGGGACCGCAAACCAGTGTCAATCACAGCGCCTTCATCTAAAGGCTCTCCTAGAGGACTGATAACTCTTCCAAGCAGTTCATCTCCTACGGCGACGTCCATAACCCGCCCACTGCGACGCACTTCATCACCCGCCTGCAACTTTGAATAATCGCCAAGTAAAACAACCCCAATTTCGAACTCATCAACATTGAATGCGATACCAAGCACATTACCAGGAAAAATAATTAATT is part of the Glaciecola nitratireducens FR1064 genome and encodes:
- a CDS encoding response regulator; translation: MMRRKAHIMLVEDNHSDQVMVERALEDGKIACDLTILPNGQKALESLRDMLLSDSLPDLVLMDINMPVMDGKQTLQEIRADLELKHLPVVMLTTSNREKDVIESYRLGVNAYLTKPVLDSQFIKTIQQLENFWFELVVLPNKIK
- a CDS encoding EAL domain-containing protein, whose translation is MALETSSLLIVEDNPADMTLYLRLLEEVDHGFEHIECVSTIKAASDCLGSNSKHACCLLDFNLPDGSALNLLESFENNQKLAPCPIVIITGQEDTKNAVRLLKLGVQDYIVKDDLSPNTLIRTIQNAVQTWKLTKQLEQLALYDSLTGLTNRGLFLEKLEQTFNESVRYSHRFGLIMLDLDRFKSINDIYGHEAGDYVLSVVGKKLENFIRKTDTAGRLGGDEFAILLPETDEDSSRLVAEKLLSSLTVDIVYRNSVIPITASIGLTVYPSLADDSKKLMRQADVALYRAKAKGRAQYVTYNENEKRLEDERELLKDALPMALAEGKLQVAFQPIFSAHDNKQVVAIEALTRWQHYDKWINPIETINLVMELGLDIEFHDWLLKQSFTKFKEFQLTQPNLQLCLNLPANVCHNLKFSELVIKLTSQYQVAPSNVILEVTETHLMIYPEKAKECLLRLVEAKFQVAIDDFGTGYSSMEYIADLPCNILKIDKKFFLELEQNQRNAKIIEAICGLAHGLDMRVIAEGIENEVLCKSALELECDYLQGFHLGYPAIPSGSWETFLLESAKGPYI
- a CDS encoding F0F1 ATP synthase subunit gamma; amino-acid sequence: MSNTAANIQRKINSASDLKGVVRTMKAVAASSISQYENSVSALADYYRTVELGLSASLRGSRSNMPLLAPAFHQPAADSQVIGAIVFGSDQGLVGQFNEDLADFAINILRKLGEKPRVWAIGERVQARIADSGVAIEKGFSVPTSVNAIADLVRQIQIESDTQGTSAINAVVYVFHNRPVSASLYQPVSQRLLPLDHQWYHHLIQVQWPTKMPPEFLCSSSTTIAALIREYVFISLYRACAESLASENASRLAAMQRAEKNIDELLENLTRDFDRVRQSSIDEELSDVLAGYELLNTNQK
- a CDS encoding alternate F1F0 ATPase, F1 subunit alpha, producing the protein MNSEAHGLDAIFDTTFARIQQGREAHAPHLELCEIGIISKVSTGIATVTGLPGVGFEELIIFPGNVLGIAFNVDEFEIGVVLLGDYSKLQAGDEVRRSGRVMDVAVGDELLGRVISPLGEPLDEGAVIDTGLRSPIERPAAPIMDRVPVTNPLQTGLIVIDAMIPIGRGQRELILGDRQTGKTAIAIDTILNQRDQDVICVYCAIGQRAATVAKTINVLRKHNAMAYTVVIVTEGNEPPGLQYIAPYAATSIAEYFMEQGRNVLIVYDDLTKHARAYRELSLLLRRPPGREAFPGDIFYIHSRLLERATHLCEARGGGSLTALPIIETEAQNISAYIPTNLISITDGQIYLSPSLFKLGVLPAIDVGRSVSRVGGKAQRAAFRAVTGDLKLAYAQFEELETFARFGARLDDDSRQTIEHGRRIRACLKQAESSPMLVATQITVLLALSSGLFDKVPLTQMRAAQSALSKAIIQLPEDLRARFETASTLSQDDRKSIIELATKILADFQNEPELPV